The Mycolicibacterium mageritense genome contains a region encoding:
- a CDS encoding MCE family protein → MSIKGTLVKLGIFSLVLLTFTAIIFVVFGQIRFNRTNEYSAIFKNVSGLRSGQFVRAAGVEVGKVSKVKLVNGGEQAEVTFNVERSLPLFDETTAAVRYQDLIGNRYLELKRGQSNKILPPGSTIPLERTEPALDLDALVGGFRPLFNSLKPDKVNTIATSLITVFQGQGGTINDILDQTASLTATIADRDQAIGEVIKNLNTVLDTTVKHQQQFDDTLKNFETLITGLKNRADPIGASVANISNAAGSLADLLSDNRPLLKDTVSYLEVIQQPLIDQKQQVNDTLIQIPAALKIIGRAGGIYGDFFNFYACDLSLKLNGLQPGGPVRTVRITSQPSGRCTPK, encoded by the coding sequence ATGAGTATCAAGGGCACGCTCGTCAAACTCGGCATCTTCTCGCTGGTGCTGCTCACGTTCACGGCGATCATCTTCGTGGTGTTCGGGCAGATCCGGTTCAACCGGACCAACGAGTATTCGGCGATCTTCAAGAACGTCAGCGGCCTGCGCAGTGGACAGTTCGTGCGCGCCGCCGGTGTGGAGGTCGGCAAGGTCTCGAAGGTCAAGCTGGTCAACGGCGGTGAGCAGGCCGAGGTCACGTTCAACGTGGAGCGCTCGCTGCCACTGTTCGACGAGACCACGGCCGCAGTGCGGTACCAGGATCTGATCGGTAACCGCTACCTGGAGCTCAAGCGGGGGCAGAGCAACAAGATCCTGCCGCCCGGCAGCACCATCCCGCTCGAACGCACCGAGCCTGCCCTGGATCTCGATGCCCTCGTGGGTGGCTTCCGGCCGCTGTTCAACTCGCTCAAGCCGGACAAGGTCAACACCATTGCGACGTCGCTCATCACGGTGTTCCAGGGCCAGGGCGGCACCATCAACGACATCCTGGACCAGACGGCGTCGCTGACCGCGACCATCGCCGACCGCGACCAGGCCATCGGTGAGGTCATCAAGAACCTCAACACCGTGCTCGACACGACGGTCAAGCATCAGCAGCAGTTCGACGACACGTTGAAGAACTTCGAAACACTGATCACGGGCCTGAAGAACCGGGCCGATCCGATCGGCGCTTCGGTGGCCAACATCAGCAACGCGGCCGGTTCGCTGGCCGACCTGCTGAGCGACAACCGCCCGCTGCTCAAGGACACTGTCAGCTACCTCGAGGTCATCCAGCAGCCGTTGATCGACCAGAAGCAGCAGGTCAACGACACGTTGATCCAGATTCCCGCCGCGCTGAAGATCATCGGCCGCGCCGGTGGCATCTACGGTGACTTCTTCAACTTCTACGCATGTGACCTCTCGTTGAAGCTCAACGGGTTGCAACCAGGCGGCCCGGTCCGCACCGTCAGAATCACTTCGCAGCCGTCGGGTAGGTGCACGCCGAAATGA
- a CDS encoding MCE family protein, giving the protein MTAPHAPLNKPKTPPYKLAGLVLALIAALVFGLTWLQFRGVFEPKTELTVMSGRAGLSMDPGSKVTYNGVPIGRLKSVDVVTVGDNPEAKLTLDVDPKYLRLIPENVDVELRATTVFGNKYIYFASPKDPSPARVSESTPIQAKGVTTEFNTLFETITKISEQVDPIKLNETLTATAQALDGLGDKFGQSVVNGNTILADLNPRMPQIRRDTRGLADLSEVYADASPDLWDGLTNAVTTARTLNDQRGNIDQALMAAVGFGNTGGDIFERGGPYLVRGAQDLLPTSALLDKYSPALFCTIRNFHDAAPKLADALGGNGYSLLTHSLVVGVGNAYKYPDNLPRVNAKGGPEGRPGCWQPITRDLWPMPYLVMDTGASIAPYNHFELGQPIMAEYVWGRQVGEQSINP; this is encoded by the coding sequence ATGACCGCCCCACACGCTCCCCTGAACAAGCCGAAGACCCCGCCGTACAAGTTGGCGGGGCTCGTGCTGGCGTTGATCGCTGCGTTGGTGTTCGGGCTGACCTGGTTGCAGTTCCGTGGCGTCTTCGAGCCGAAGACCGAGCTGACGGTCATGTCGGGCCGGGCGGGTCTGTCGATGGATCCGGGGTCGAAGGTGACCTACAACGGGGTGCCGATCGGCCGGCTCAAGTCGGTTGACGTGGTGACCGTCGGGGACAACCCGGAAGCCAAGCTGACGCTGGATGTCGATCCGAAGTACCTGCGGTTGATTCCGGAGAACGTGGACGTCGAGTTGCGTGCCACCACGGTGTTCGGCAACAAGTACATCTACTTCGCGTCGCCGAAAGATCCGTCGCCGGCGCGGGTTTCGGAGTCGACGCCGATTCAGGCCAAGGGCGTGACGACGGAGTTCAACACGTTGTTCGAGACCATCACCAAGATTTCCGAACAGGTCGATCCGATCAAGCTCAACGAGACGTTGACCGCGACGGCGCAGGCCCTTGACGGGCTGGGTGACAAGTTCGGTCAGTCGGTGGTCAACGGCAACACGATCCTGGCCGACCTGAACCCGCGGATGCCGCAGATCCGCCGGGACACCAGGGGCCTGGCCGATCTCAGTGAGGTCTACGCCGACGCGTCGCCCGATCTGTGGGACGGGCTGACCAACGCGGTGACCACCGCGCGCACGCTCAACGATCAGCGCGGCAACATCGATCAGGCGTTGATGGCTGCGGTCGGGTTCGGCAACACCGGCGGTGACATCTTCGAGCGTGGCGGGCCGTATCTGGTGCGGGGCGCGCAGGATCTGCTGCCCACCTCGGCGCTGCTGGACAAGTACAGCCCCGCGCTGTTCTGCACCATCCGCAACTTCCACGACGCGGCGCCGAAACTGGCTGACGCGCTTGGTGGTAACGGTTACTCGCTGCTGACGCACTCACTGGTCGTCGGCGTCGGCAACGCCTACAAATATCCGGACAACCTGCCGCGCGTCAACGCCAAGGGCGGGCCCGAAGGCCGGCCGGGTTGCTGGCAGCCGATCACGCGCGATCTGTGGCCCATGCCGTACCTGGTCATGGACACCGGTGCATCCATCGCGCCGTACAACCACTTCGAATTGGGTCAGCCGATCATGGCCGAGTACGTCTGGGGCCGCCAAGTAGGGGAGCAGTCGATCAACCCATGA
- a CDS encoding MlaE family ABC transporter permease, translated as MSTSTVLRSRFPRAFARTNEIAGAPARMLDSMGHVAWFVVTVIGHIPHAFRHYRREALRLVAEIGMGTGAMAVIGGTVAIIGFVTLSAGSLIAIQGFASLGNIGVEAFTGFFAALANIRVVAPVVTGQALASTVGAGATAELGAMRISEEVDALEVMGIKSISYLVSTRIMAGTVVIIPLYAMAILLSFMSAQLVTTIFYAQSVGTYEHYFHTFLRVDDVMWSFLEVIIMSVVVMLNHCYFGYYASGGAVGVGEAVGRSMRTSLIAIVVVVLLASLALYGTDPNFNLTV; from the coding sequence ATGAGTACATCGACAGTTCTCCGGTCCCGGTTCCCCCGGGCGTTCGCGCGTACCAACGAGATCGCGGGCGCCCCGGCCCGGATGCTCGACAGCATGGGCCACGTCGCGTGGTTCGTGGTCACCGTGATCGGTCATATCCCGCATGCCTTCCGGCACTACCGCCGGGAAGCGCTGCGGCTGGTCGCCGAGATCGGCATGGGCACCGGTGCCATGGCCGTCATCGGCGGCACTGTCGCCATCATCGGCTTCGTCACGCTGTCCGCCGGTTCACTGATCGCCATCCAGGGTTTCGCATCGCTGGGCAACATCGGTGTCGAGGCGTTCACGGGCTTCTTCGCGGCCCTTGCCAACATCCGCGTCGTTGCGCCCGTCGTCACCGGCCAGGCGCTGGCCTCGACGGTCGGCGCCGGTGCGACCGCCGAACTGGGCGCCATGCGCATCAGCGAAGAGGTCGACGCGCTCGAAGTCATGGGCATCAAGTCGATCTCGTACCTGGTATCCACCCGCATCATGGCGGGCACCGTCGTCATCATCCCGCTGTACGCGATGGCGATCCTGCTGTCGTTCATGTCGGCACAGTTGGTGACGACCATCTTCTATGCCCAGTCGGTCGGTACGTACGAGCATTACTTCCATACGTTCCTGCGCGTGGACGACGTCATGTGGTCGTTCCTCGAAGTGATCATCATGTCGGTCGTCGTGATGTTGAACCACTGCTACTTCGGCTATTACGCCAGTGGCGGTGCTGTCGGTGTGGGTGAGGCAGTGGGGAGGTCGATGCGTACTTCGTTGATCGCGATCGTGGTTGTGGTCCTGCTGGCATCGTTGGCGCTGTACGGCACCGACCCGAACTTCAACCTCACGGTGTAG
- a CDS encoding MlaE family ABC transporter permease, with protein sequence MTASTDGLVGYVRGQLEKPMAMVGGFFKMTVLTGKAFLTRPFQWKEFILQSWFLIRVAFLPTLAVSIPLTVLIIFTLNILLAEFGAADISGAGAGLAAVTQLGPLVTVLVVAGAGSTAICADLGARTVREEIDAMEVLGIDPIERLVVPRVVAATFVAFMLNGTVITIGLVGGFFFGVYIQNVSAGAYVSTLTLLTGFPEVLISVIKATVFGLIAGLVGCYRGLTTAGGSKGVGTAVNETLVLCVIALFAVNVVLTTIGVRFGTKT encoded by the coding sequence GTGACGGCGTCTACCGACGGACTCGTCGGTTACGTCCGTGGTCAGCTCGAGAAGCCGATGGCCATGGTCGGCGGCTTCTTCAAGATGACGGTACTCACCGGCAAGGCATTTCTCACCCGGCCGTTCCAGTGGAAGGAATTCATCCTTCAGAGCTGGTTCCTGATCCGGGTCGCGTTCCTGCCCACCCTGGCGGTGTCTATCCCGCTCACGGTGCTCATCATCTTCACGCTCAACATCCTGCTGGCCGAGTTCGGCGCGGCAGACATCTCCGGGGCAGGCGCCGGGCTGGCCGCCGTCACGCAGCTCGGTCCGTTGGTGACGGTGCTCGTCGTCGCCGGTGCCGGCTCGACCGCCATCTGCGCCGACCTCGGCGCCCGGACGGTGCGTGAAGAGATCGACGCCATGGAGGTGCTCGGCATCGACCCGATCGAACGGCTCGTCGTGCCCCGCGTGGTCGCCGCGACGTTCGTCGCCTTCATGCTCAACGGCACGGTGATCACCATCGGCCTCGTCGGTGGCTTCTTCTTCGGCGTCTACATCCAGAACGTCTCCGCCGGTGCGTACGTGTCCACGTTGACACTGTTGACCGGCTTCCCCGAGGTGCTGATCTCCGTCATCAAGGCAACGGTGTTCGGCCTGATCGCCGGATTGGTCGGTTGCTACCGCGGCCTGACGACGGCCGGCGGCTCCAAGGGTGTCGGTACCGCGGTCAACGAGACCCTGGTGCTGTGCGTGATCGCTCTGTTCGCTGTCAACGTCGTGCTCACCACGATCGGTGTGCGGTTCGGAACTAAGACCTGA
- the fadD5 gene encoding fatty-acid--CoA ligase FadD5, which produces MTVEPSPTEQPYLARRQNWTNHLARHAMMQPDQTALRFLGHTTTWRELDDRVSRLAGALSRRGVAFGDRVLILMLNRTEFIESVLATNKLGAIAVPVNFRMTPPEIAFLVSDCQARVVITESVLAGVATAVRDLDPTLETVVVAGAPSDEGVLGYDDLLAEDGEPAPLVDIPENAPALIMYTSGTTGRPKGAVLTHTNLAGQAMTNMFTTGVDINHDVGFIGVPLFHIAGIAGNVVTGLLLGLPTVLYPLGAFDPGALLDVLAAEKVTAIFLVPAQWQAVCAEQQAHPRDVRLRVLSWGAAPASDTLLHAMAETFPGSQILAAFGQTEMSPVTCMLLAEDAIRKLGSVGRVIPTVAARIVDEDMNDVAIGDVGEIVYRAPTLMAGYWNNPKATAEAFAGGWFHSGDLVRQDEEGYIWVVDRKKDMIISGGENIYCAEVENVLAAHPAIAEVAVIGRPHEKWGEVPVAVVALGSAGEAKLELADLDSFLSERLARYKHPKALEIVDALPRNPSGKVLKTELRQRFGEQTRIDADESTSAPTVSAG; this is translated from the coding sequence TTGACCGTCGAGCCGTCCCCCACTGAGCAGCCCTATCTGGCCCGTCGCCAGAACTGGACCAACCACTTGGCACGGCACGCCATGATGCAGCCCGACCAGACCGCCCTGCGCTTCCTCGGTCACACCACCACGTGGCGCGAACTCGACGACCGGGTCAGCCGGCTCGCCGGCGCACTGAGCCGTCGCGGAGTCGCCTTCGGTGACCGCGTGCTGATCCTGATGCTCAACCGCACAGAGTTCATCGAATCGGTGTTGGCCACCAACAAGCTTGGCGCCATTGCGGTTCCGGTGAACTTCCGGATGACCCCGCCCGAGATCGCCTTCCTGGTCAGCGATTGCCAGGCGCGCGTCGTGATCACCGAGTCGGTACTGGCCGGTGTGGCCACCGCCGTGCGGGATCTGGACCCGACCCTGGAGACCGTCGTCGTCGCGGGCGCGCCGTCCGACGAGGGCGTCCTCGGCTACGACGATCTGCTCGCCGAGGACGGCGAGCCCGCACCGCTGGTCGACATCCCGGAGAACGCCCCGGCGCTCATCATGTACACGTCGGGCACCACGGGGCGTCCCAAGGGGGCGGTCCTCACGCACACGAACCTGGCCGGGCAGGCCATGACCAACATGTTCACCACCGGGGTCGACATCAACCACGACGTCGGGTTCATCGGGGTTCCGCTGTTCCACATCGCGGGCATCGCGGGCAACGTCGTCACCGGCCTGCTGCTTGGCCTGCCGACAGTGCTCTATCCCCTCGGCGCGTTCGATCCCGGGGCGTTGCTCGACGTGCTGGCTGCCGAGAAGGTCACCGCTATCTTCCTGGTCCCCGCACAGTGGCAGGCGGTATGTGCCGAGCAGCAGGCGCATCCGCGTGACGTGCGGCTACGGGTGTTGTCGTGGGGCGCCGCGCCTGCGTCGGACACCTTGCTGCACGCAATGGCCGAGACCTTCCCGGGCAGTCAGATCCTGGCGGCCTTCGGTCAGACGGAGATGTCGCCGGTGACCTGCATGTTGTTGGCAGAGGACGCCATTCGGAAGCTCGGCTCGGTCGGTCGGGTGATCCCGACGGTGGCCGCGCGCATCGTCGACGAAGACATGAACGACGTCGCGATCGGAGACGTCGGTGAGATCGTCTACCGCGCGCCCACGTTGATGGCCGGCTACTGGAACAACCCCAAAGCCACCGCGGAGGCGTTCGCAGGCGGTTGGTTCCACTCCGGAGACCTCGTGCGCCAGGACGAGGAGGGCTACATCTGGGTCGTCGACCGCAAGAAGGACATGATCATCTCGGGCGGCGAGAACATCTACTGCGCCGAGGTCGAGAACGTCCTGGCGGCCCACCCGGCGATCGCCGAGGTCGCGGTCATCGGCAGGCCGCACGAGAAGTGGGGTGAGGTGCCGGTCGCGGTCGTGGCGCTGGGGTCCGCGGGCGAGGCAAAACTCGAACTCGCCGACCTCGACAGCTTCCTCTCCGAGCGGCTGGCACGCTACAAGCATCCGAAAGCGCTCGAGATTGTCGACGCGTTGCCAAGAAACCCCTCAGGAAAGGTTCTGAAGACGGAACTGAGACAGCGCTTCGGCGAGCAAACTCGGATTGACGCTGACGAAAGTACCTCTGCTCCAACGGTTTCAGCAGGCTGA
- a CDS encoding GntR family transcriptional regulator, which produces MNAPARPATQRRRGVRREQLSDEVAAHLRAEIMTGVLRPGTFIRLDETAATLGVSITPVREALRTLRGEGMVQLEPHRGHVVVPLSRTDVEDIFWLQATIARELAATVAERITDEQIDELERLNGELADAVGQQDHELISSAEFAFHRAFNHASGRIKLAWFLLHVARYLPALIYSSDPGWGAEAVQGHRELIAALRRRDVDTTVRLNGAQFTDGAARLISRLDQIGMWNHENASDSASNM; this is translated from the coding sequence GTGAACGCACCCGCCCGACCAGCAACGCAGCGCCGCCGCGGGGTGCGCCGCGAACAGTTGTCCGACGAGGTGGCGGCACATCTGAGGGCCGAGATCATGACGGGCGTGCTGCGGCCCGGAACCTTCATCCGGCTCGACGAGACCGCCGCGACGCTCGGCGTCAGCATCACCCCGGTGCGCGAAGCGCTGCGGACGTTGCGCGGCGAAGGCATGGTGCAGCTCGAACCGCACCGCGGGCATGTCGTGGTGCCGCTCAGCCGCACCGATGTCGAAGACATCTTCTGGCTGCAGGCGACGATCGCCCGCGAACTCGCCGCGACCGTCGCCGAACGCATCACCGACGAACAGATCGACGAACTCGAGCGGCTCAACGGCGAACTGGCCGATGCCGTCGGCCAGCAGGATCACGAGCTGATCTCGTCGGCCGAGTTCGCGTTCCACCGGGCGTTCAACCATGCCAGTGGCCGCATCAAGCTGGCCTGGTTCCTGCTCCACGTGGCCCGCTATCTGCCCGCCCTGATCTACTCGAGCGATCCGGGGTGGGGTGCCGAGGCGGTGCAGGGCCACCGTGAGCTGATCGCCGCGTTGCGCCGGCGCGACGTCGATACGACAGTGCGCCTCAACGGCGCTCAGTTCACCGACGGCGCAGCGCGATTGATCTCCCGGCTCGACCAGATCGGGATGTGGAATCACGAAAACGCGTCCGATTCGGCGTCGAACATGTAA
- a CDS encoding lipase family protein, with translation MGVFRNWIVSLFAAVSLLAGFAAPAAAEPVTGNCGFAPDDIYAKEFQCNRYGEFYTPPDPLPAGDPGDLIRTEPMRLVYEPSGQLGSWVATGTRIMYRSTDSRGNPTAVTGTYFEPDRPWPGAGPRPLIAFAPGTQGQGDQCAPSRVFEQSIHFSSGLDITMGYEELFVATMVARGFAVVVTDYEGLGTPGVHTYVNRLAEAQAVLDAARAAKKLPGTSLTPDGPVALWGYSQGGGASAAAAELAPGYAPELDLVGAYSGAPPANLPDLLPYVDGNVLVGAVGYLINGAIAAYPEAADAIHDKLTIYGEDLLNKTKDQCVVETGLTFAFHHLQEYFNGDPYEVIANEPFKSLLDLQRIGRLKPETPVFIDSNHFDPLVPWTGANQLGRDWCAQGADVQFWTNDQPPFLNKLSVNHALAYFMDGERGMQWIADRFNGVPTTPNCGQF, from the coding sequence GTGGGGGTCTTCCGTAACTGGATTGTGTCGTTGTTCGCTGCCGTTTCCCTGCTCGCCGGATTCGCTGCGCCAGCCGCTGCCGAACCCGTCACCGGGAACTGCGGATTTGCGCCAGATGACATCTACGCCAAGGAATTTCAGTGCAATCGGTACGGCGAGTTCTATACGCCGCCCGATCCCCTTCCGGCGGGCGATCCGGGTGATCTCATCCGCACCGAGCCCATGCGGCTGGTCTACGAACCGTCCGGGCAACTCGGCAGCTGGGTGGCCACCGGAACGCGGATCATGTACCGCAGCACCGATTCCCGCGGCAATCCGACCGCCGTAACCGGCACCTACTTCGAACCCGACCGGCCGTGGCCCGGTGCGGGGCCGCGCCCGTTGATCGCCTTCGCACCGGGCACGCAGGGGCAGGGTGACCAGTGCGCACCGTCCCGCGTGTTCGAGCAGAGCATCCACTTCTCCAGCGGCCTCGACATCACCATGGGCTACGAGGAACTGTTCGTCGCCACTATGGTGGCGCGCGGATTCGCCGTCGTGGTAACCGATTACGAGGGGCTCGGCACGCCCGGAGTACACACCTACGTCAATCGCCTGGCCGAAGCCCAGGCCGTGCTCGACGCGGCTCGCGCGGCCAAGAAGCTTCCGGGCACGTCGTTGACCCCGGACGGACCCGTCGCGCTGTGGGGCTATTCGCAGGGCGGGGGTGCCAGCGCCGCGGCGGCCGAACTGGCGCCGGGATACGCACCCGAACTCGATCTGGTCGGCGCGTATTCCGGTGCGCCGCCGGCCAATCTGCCCGACCTGCTGCCGTACGTCGACGGCAACGTGTTGGTCGGCGCGGTCGGCTATCTCATCAACGGGGCGATCGCCGCCTATCCCGAGGCCGCCGACGCCATCCACGACAAGCTCACCATCTATGGCGAAGACCTCCTCAACAAGACCAAGGACCAGTGCGTCGTCGAAACCGGGCTGACGTTCGCGTTCCACCACCTGCAGGAGTACTTCAACGGCGACCCGTACGAGGTGATCGCCAACGAACCGTTCAAGAGCCTGCTCGATCTGCAGCGCATCGGCAGGCTCAAGCCGGAAACCCCGGTGTTCATCGACAGCAACCACTTCGACCCGCTGGTGCCGTGGACAGGTGCCAACCAACTCGGCCGCGACTGGTGTGCGCAGGGCGCCGACGTCCAATTCTGGACCAACGACCAGCCGCCGTTCCTCAACAAGCTGTCCGTCAACCACGCTCTGGCGTATTTCATGGACGGCGAGCGCGGCATGCAGTGGATCGCCGACCGGTTCAACGGTGTCCCGACCACGCCCAACTGCGGACAGTTCTGA
- a CDS encoding SRPBCC family protein has product MPLVSKTVEVEAPAEKIMAIVADFEAYPQWNPEIKGCWILARYDDGRPSQLRLDVEIQGQSGVFINAVYYPAENQVYTVLQQGDHFAKQEQRFSVVPLGETTTLLQVDLDVEVDTKLPIPALMVKKLIGDTLDHLANALIARVQQLA; this is encoded by the coding sequence ATGCCGCTCGTGAGCAAGACCGTAGAGGTTGAAGCCCCCGCCGAGAAGATCATGGCGATCGTCGCCGACTTCGAGGCCTATCCGCAGTGGAATCCCGAGATCAAAGGGTGCTGGATCCTGGCCCGCTACGACGACGGGCGTCCCAGCCAGCTGCGGCTGGACGTCGAGATCCAGGGCCAGTCGGGCGTCTTCATCAACGCGGTTTACTACCCCGCCGAGAACCAGGTCTACACAGTGCTGCAGCAGGGCGACCATTTCGCCAAGCAGGAGCAGCGGTTCTCGGTCGTGCCGCTCGGGGAGACGACCACGCTGCTCCAAGTCGATCTCGACGTCGAGGTCGACACCAAGCTGCCGATCCCCGCGCTGATGGTCAAGAAGCTGATCGGCGACACGCTGGACCACCTTGCCAACGCCCTCATCGCCAGGGTTCAGCAGCTGGCCTGA
- a CDS encoding acyl-CoA thioesterase: MDPSLSSADFPVHWPVLTRWTDNDMFGHLNNAVYYELFDTAINAWIDTTCDIDPMTAPWLGVVAESGCRYFSELKFPDPLVVGLSVTRLGNSSVTYQLGLFEADGPVAAVGHWVHVYVDRATRRPIPIPAAIRTLLGSICSPDAAREQDRRG, from the coding sequence ATGGATCCGTCGCTGTCGAGCGCAGATTTCCCCGTGCACTGGCCGGTGCTGACCCGGTGGACCGACAACGACATGTTCGGCCACCTCAACAACGCGGTGTACTACGAGTTGTTCGACACCGCGATCAATGCGTGGATCGACACCACTTGCGACATCGACCCGATGACCGCGCCGTGGCTGGGCGTGGTCGCCGAATCCGGGTGCCGGTATTTCTCCGAGCTGAAGTTCCCGGACCCGCTGGTGGTCGGGCTGTCGGTGACCCGGTTGGGCAACAGCAGCGTCACCTACCAGCTCGGGCTTTTCGAGGCCGACGGCCCGGTTGCGGCCGTCGGGCACTGGGTGCACGTGTACGTCGACCGGGCCACGCGACGACCCATCCCGATTCCCGCCGCGATCCGCACGCTGCTGGGCTCGATATGCTCGCCCGATGCCGCTCGTGAGCAAGACCGTAGAGGTTGA
- a CDS encoding alcohol dehydrogenase catalytic domain-containing protein — protein sequence MRIRGAVLESIGAPRPYTGSRPLTVSELDLAEPGPGELLVRIEAAGLCHSDLSVVDGNRVRPVPMLLGHEAAGVVESGDSDLPVGQRVVMTFLPRCGQCAACATDGLTPCAPGSAANGAGTLMNGDIRLSRDGEPVFHHLGVSGFATHAVVDRRSVVPVPADVPATVASLLGCAVLTGGGAVLNVGKPQPGDTVIVVGLGGVGMAAALTALAHDDVRIIGVDQLSDKLDRARALGVHEAYTPDEAADLKATVVIEAAGHPAALETAIALTGAGGRTITVGLPRPDARISVSPLGFVAEGRSLIGSYLGSAVPARDIPRFVELWRAGRLPVEELVSSTIPLDEINAGMDELAEGRAVRQIIRFN from the coding sequence GTGAGAATCCGCGGAGCTGTCCTGGAAAGCATCGGCGCGCCACGCCCCTACACCGGATCCCGGCCGCTGACGGTGTCCGAACTCGACCTCGCCGAGCCCGGACCGGGTGAGCTGCTGGTCCGCATCGAAGCCGCCGGCCTGTGTCATTCGGACCTGTCGGTAGTCGACGGCAACCGGGTACGACCGGTCCCGATGTTGTTGGGCCACGAGGCGGCCGGCGTCGTGGAGTCCGGGGACTCTGACCTGCCGGTCGGGCAGCGCGTGGTGATGACGTTCCTGCCGCGCTGCGGCCAGTGTGCGGCCTGCGCGACCGACGGGCTGACACCGTGCGCCCCGGGCAGTGCCGCCAACGGTGCGGGCACGTTGATGAACGGCGACATCCGGCTCAGCCGCGACGGCGAACCGGTGTTCCACCATCTCGGAGTGTCGGGGTTCGCGACCCACGCCGTGGTGGACCGCCGGTCGGTGGTCCCGGTGCCCGCCGACGTCCCGGCCACGGTCGCGTCGTTGCTGGGTTGCGCGGTGCTGACCGGCGGCGGCGCGGTGCTCAACGTCGGCAAGCCGCAGCCGGGCGACACCGTGATCGTGGTCGGCCTCGGCGGCGTCGGCATGGCGGCCGCGCTCACCGCACTCGCGCATGACGATGTCCGGATCATCGGCGTCGATCAGTTGTCCGACAAGTTGGACCGGGCCCGCGCCTTGGGCGTGCACGAGGCCTACACACCCGACGAGGCTGCCGACCTCAAGGCCACCGTGGTGATCGAAGCGGCAGGCCACCCCGCGGCCCTCGAAACAGCCATTGCGCTGACCGGCGCGGGCGGGCGCACCATCACGGTGGGTCTACCCCGCCCGGATGCCCGGATCTCGGTGTCTCCCTTGGGTTTCGTCGCCGAGGGCCGGTCGCTGATCGGCAGCTATCTCGGCTCGGCGGTGCCGGCCCGCGACATCCCCCGGTTCGTCGAGCTGTGGCGCGCGGGCCGACTGCCGGTCGAGGAACTGGTGTCGTCGACCATCCCGCTCGACGAGATCAACGCGGGCATGGACGAACTCGCCGAGGGCCGCGCGGTGCGGCAGATCATTCGGTTCAACTGA